In Piliocolobus tephrosceles isolate RC106 chromosome 5, ASM277652v3, whole genome shotgun sequence, a single genomic region encodes these proteins:
- the RNF146 gene encoding E3 ubiquitin-protein ligase RNF146 isoform X3, which produces MMAGCGEIDHSINMLPTNRKANESCSNTAPSLTVPECAICLQTCVHPVSLPCKHVFCYLCVKGASWLGKRCALCRQEIPEDFLDKPTLLSPEELKAASRGNGEYAWYYEGRNGWWQYDERTSRELEDAFSKGKKNTEMLIAGFLYVADLENMVQYRRNEHGRRRKIKRDIIDIPKKGVAGLRLDCDANTVNLARESSADGADSVSAQSGASVQPLVSSVRPLTSVDGQLTSPATPSPDASTSLEDSFAHLQLSGDSIAERSHRGEGEEDHESPSSGRVPAPDTSIEETESDASSDSENVSSAVVAQHSLTQQRLLVSNANQTVSDPSDRSGTDRSVVGGGTVSVSVRSRRPDGQCTVTEV; this is translated from the exons AT GATGGCTGGTTGTGGTGAAATTGATCATTCAATAAACATGCTTCCTACAAACAGGAAAGCGAACGAGTCCTGTTCTAATACTGCACCTTCTTTAACCGTCCCTGAATGTGCCATTTGTCTGCAAACATGTGTTCATCCAGTCAGTCTGCCCTGTAAGCACGTTTTCTGCTATCTATGTGTAAAAGGAGCTTCATGGCTTGGAAAGCGGTGTGCTCTTTGTCGACAAGAAATTCCCGAGGATTTCCTTGACAAGCCAACCTTGTTGTCACCAGAAGAACTCAAGGCAGCAAGTAGAGGAAATGGTGAATATGCATGGTATTATGAAGGAAGAAATGGGTGGTGGCAGTACGATGAGCGCACTAGTAGAGAGCTGGAAGATGCTTTTTCCAAAGGTAAAAAGAACACTGAAATGTTAATTGCTGGCTTTCTGTATGTCGCTGATCTTGAAAACATGGTTCAATATAGGAGAAATGAACATGGACGTCGCAGGAAGATTAAGCGAGATATAATAGATATACCAAAGAAGGGAGTAGCTGGACTTAGGCTAGACTGTGATGCTAATACCGTAAACCTAGCAAGAGAGAGCTCTGCTGACGGAGCGGACAGTGTATCAGCACAGAGTGGAGCTTCTGTTCAGCCCCTAGTGTCTTCTGTAAGGCCCCTAACGTCAGTAGATGGTCAGTTAACAAGCCCTGCAACACCATCCCCTGATGCAAGCACTTCTCTGGAAGACTCTTTTGCTCATTTACAACTCAGTGGAGACAGCATAGCTGAAAGGAGTCAtaggggagaaggagaagaagatcATGAATCACCATCTTCAGGCAGGGTACCAGCACCAGACACCTCCATTGAAGAAACTGAATCAGATGCCAGTAGTGATAGTGAGAATGTATCATCTGCAGTTGTTGCACAGCACTCCTTGACCCAACAGAGACTTTTGGTTTCTAATGCAAACCAGACAGTATCCGATCCATCAGATCGATCGGGAACTGATCGATCAGTAGTAGGGGGTGGAACAGTGAGTGTCAGTGTCAGATCTAGAAGGCCTGATGGACAGTGCACAGTAActgaagtttaa
- the RNF146 gene encoding E3 ubiquitin-protein ligase RNF146 isoform X2, protein MCWMAGCGEIDHSINMLPTNRKANESCSNTAPSLTVPECAICLQTCVHPVSLPCKHVFCYLCVKGASWLGKRCALCRQEIPEDFLDKPTLLSPEELKAASRGNGEYAWYYEGRNGWWQYDERTSRELEDAFSKGKKNTEMLIAGFLYVADLENMVQYRRNEHGRRRKIKRDIIDIPKKGVAGLRLDCDANTVNLARESSADGADSVSAQSGASVQPLVSSVRPLTSVDGQLTSPATPSPDASTSLEDSFAHLQLSGDSIAERSHRGEGEEDHESPSSGRVPAPDTSIEETESDASSDSENVSSAVVAQHSLTQQRLLVSNANQTVSDPSDRSGTDRSVVGGGTVSVSVRSRRPDGQCTVTEV, encoded by the exons ATGTGTTG GATGGCTGGTTGTGGTGAAATTGATCATTCAATAAACATGCTTCCTACAAACAGGAAAGCGAACGAGTCCTGTTCTAATACTGCACCTTCTTTAACCGTCCCTGAATGTGCCATTTGTCTGCAAACATGTGTTCATCCAGTCAGTCTGCCCTGTAAGCACGTTTTCTGCTATCTATGTGTAAAAGGAGCTTCATGGCTTGGAAAGCGGTGTGCTCTTTGTCGACAAGAAATTCCCGAGGATTTCCTTGACAAGCCAACCTTGTTGTCACCAGAAGAACTCAAGGCAGCAAGTAGAGGAAATGGTGAATATGCATGGTATTATGAAGGAAGAAATGGGTGGTGGCAGTACGATGAGCGCACTAGTAGAGAGCTGGAAGATGCTTTTTCCAAAGGTAAAAAGAACACTGAAATGTTAATTGCTGGCTTTCTGTATGTCGCTGATCTTGAAAACATGGTTCAATATAGGAGAAATGAACATGGACGTCGCAGGAAGATTAAGCGAGATATAATAGATATACCAAAGAAGGGAGTAGCTGGACTTAGGCTAGACTGTGATGCTAATACCGTAAACCTAGCAAGAGAGAGCTCTGCTGACGGAGCGGACAGTGTATCAGCACAGAGTGGAGCTTCTGTTCAGCCCCTAGTGTCTTCTGTAAGGCCCCTAACGTCAGTAGATGGTCAGTTAACAAGCCCTGCAACACCATCCCCTGATGCAAGCACTTCTCTGGAAGACTCTTTTGCTCATTTACAACTCAGTGGAGACAGCATAGCTGAAAGGAGTCAtaggggagaaggagaagaagatcATGAATCACCATCTTCAGGCAGGGTACCAGCACCAGACACCTCCATTGAAGAAACTGAATCAGATGCCAGTAGTGATAGTGAGAATGTATCATCTGCAGTTGTTGCACAGCACTCCTTGACCCAACAGAGACTTTTGGTTTCTAATGCAAACCAGACAGTATCCGATCCATCAGATCGATCGGGAACTGATCGATCAGTAGTAGGGGGTGGAACAGTGAGTGTCAGTGTCAGATCTAGAAGGCCTGATGGACAGTGCACAGTAActgaagtttaa
- the RNF146 gene encoding E3 ubiquitin-protein ligase RNF146 isoform X4, which produces MAGCGEIDHSINMLPTNRKANESCSNTAPSLTVPECAICLQTCVHPVSLPCKHVFCYLCVKGASWLGKRCALCRQEIPEDFLDKPTLLSPEELKAASRGNGEYAWYYEGRNGWWQYDERTSRELEDAFSKGKKNTEMLIAGFLYVADLENMVQYRRNEHGRRRKIKRDIIDIPKKGVAGLRLDCDANTVNLARESSADGADSVSAQSGASVQPLVSSVRPLTSVDGQLTSPATPSPDASTSLEDSFAHLQLSGDSIAERSHRGEGEEDHESPSSGRVPAPDTSIEETESDASSDSENVSSAVVAQHSLTQQRLLVSNANQTVSDPSDRSGTDRSVVGGGTVSVSVRSRRPDGQCTVTEV; this is translated from the coding sequence ATGGCTGGTTGTGGTGAAATTGATCATTCAATAAACATGCTTCCTACAAACAGGAAAGCGAACGAGTCCTGTTCTAATACTGCACCTTCTTTAACCGTCCCTGAATGTGCCATTTGTCTGCAAACATGTGTTCATCCAGTCAGTCTGCCCTGTAAGCACGTTTTCTGCTATCTATGTGTAAAAGGAGCTTCATGGCTTGGAAAGCGGTGTGCTCTTTGTCGACAAGAAATTCCCGAGGATTTCCTTGACAAGCCAACCTTGTTGTCACCAGAAGAACTCAAGGCAGCAAGTAGAGGAAATGGTGAATATGCATGGTATTATGAAGGAAGAAATGGGTGGTGGCAGTACGATGAGCGCACTAGTAGAGAGCTGGAAGATGCTTTTTCCAAAGGTAAAAAGAACACTGAAATGTTAATTGCTGGCTTTCTGTATGTCGCTGATCTTGAAAACATGGTTCAATATAGGAGAAATGAACATGGACGTCGCAGGAAGATTAAGCGAGATATAATAGATATACCAAAGAAGGGAGTAGCTGGACTTAGGCTAGACTGTGATGCTAATACCGTAAACCTAGCAAGAGAGAGCTCTGCTGACGGAGCGGACAGTGTATCAGCACAGAGTGGAGCTTCTGTTCAGCCCCTAGTGTCTTCTGTAAGGCCCCTAACGTCAGTAGATGGTCAGTTAACAAGCCCTGCAACACCATCCCCTGATGCAAGCACTTCTCTGGAAGACTCTTTTGCTCATTTACAACTCAGTGGAGACAGCATAGCTGAAAGGAGTCAtaggggagaaggagaagaagatcATGAATCACCATCTTCAGGCAGGGTACCAGCACCAGACACCTCCATTGAAGAAACTGAATCAGATGCCAGTAGTGATAGTGAGAATGTATCATCTGCAGTTGTTGCACAGCACTCCTTGACCCAACAGAGACTTTTGGTTTCTAATGCAAACCAGACAGTATCCGATCCATCAGATCGATCGGGAACTGATCGATCAGTAGTAGGGGGTGGAACAGTGAGTGTCAGTGTCAGATCTAGAAGGCCTGATGGACAGTGCACAGTAActgaagtttaa
- the RNF146 gene encoding E3 ubiquitin-protein ligase RNF146 isoform X1, translated as MRHTNIGVIQDSVAGLFDCSLYRFNLGIDSFSWLQGPCMCWMAGCGEIDHSINMLPTNRKANESCSNTAPSLTVPECAICLQTCVHPVSLPCKHVFCYLCVKGASWLGKRCALCRQEIPEDFLDKPTLLSPEELKAASRGNGEYAWYYEGRNGWWQYDERTSRELEDAFSKGKKNTEMLIAGFLYVADLENMVQYRRNEHGRRRKIKRDIIDIPKKGVAGLRLDCDANTVNLARESSADGADSVSAQSGASVQPLVSSVRPLTSVDGQLTSPATPSPDASTSLEDSFAHLQLSGDSIAERSHRGEGEEDHESPSSGRVPAPDTSIEETESDASSDSENVSSAVVAQHSLTQQRLLVSNANQTVSDPSDRSGTDRSVVGGGTVSVSVRSRRPDGQCTVTEV; from the exons ATGAGACAT ACAAATATTGGAGTAATTCAAGATTCTGTGGCTGGCCTTTTTGACTGCTCTCTCTACAGGTTTAATTTGGGCATTGACTCATTTTCATGGCTCCAAGGACCATGTATGTGTTG GATGGCTGGTTGTGGTGAAATTGATCATTCAATAAACATGCTTCCTACAAACAGGAAAGCGAACGAGTCCTGTTCTAATACTGCACCTTCTTTAACCGTCCCTGAATGTGCCATTTGTCTGCAAACATGTGTTCATCCAGTCAGTCTGCCCTGTAAGCACGTTTTCTGCTATCTATGTGTAAAAGGAGCTTCATGGCTTGGAAAGCGGTGTGCTCTTTGTCGACAAGAAATTCCCGAGGATTTCCTTGACAAGCCAACCTTGTTGTCACCAGAAGAACTCAAGGCAGCAAGTAGAGGAAATGGTGAATATGCATGGTATTATGAAGGAAGAAATGGGTGGTGGCAGTACGATGAGCGCACTAGTAGAGAGCTGGAAGATGCTTTTTCCAAAGGTAAAAAGAACACTGAAATGTTAATTGCTGGCTTTCTGTATGTCGCTGATCTTGAAAACATGGTTCAATATAGGAGAAATGAACATGGACGTCGCAGGAAGATTAAGCGAGATATAATAGATATACCAAAGAAGGGAGTAGCTGGACTTAGGCTAGACTGTGATGCTAATACCGTAAACCTAGCAAGAGAGAGCTCTGCTGACGGAGCGGACAGTGTATCAGCACAGAGTGGAGCTTCTGTTCAGCCCCTAGTGTCTTCTGTAAGGCCCCTAACGTCAGTAGATGGTCAGTTAACAAGCCCTGCAACACCATCCCCTGATGCAAGCACTTCTCTGGAAGACTCTTTTGCTCATTTACAACTCAGTGGAGACAGCATAGCTGAAAGGAGTCAtaggggagaaggagaagaagatcATGAATCACCATCTTCAGGCAGGGTACCAGCACCAGACACCTCCATTGAAGAAACTGAATCAGATGCCAGTAGTGATAGTGAGAATGTATCATCTGCAGTTGTTGCACAGCACTCCTTGACCCAACAGAGACTTTTGGTTTCTAATGCAAACCAGACAGTATCCGATCCATCAGATCGATCGGGAACTGATCGATCAGTAGTAGGGGGTGGAACAGTGAGTGTCAGTGTCAGATCTAGAAGGCCTGATGGACAGTGCACAGTAActgaagtttaa